In Armatimonadota bacterium, the following proteins share a genomic window:
- a CDS encoding PEP-CTERM sorting domain-containing protein, translated as MKRASILAVLASAVSAQAIVFDWENLSEGDYGTVSQTVSGLTATASGGQGITVTSTGFSGFGGASLISSSPNPRPNMRVDFSSAVTSVSAYFGDFGADDDGSQTLTAYNASDVVVDTDSVLYGGASGPAGPVSVSGSGIAYVICSGEGPFPNSIYWDNFEVSAVPEPASLAVVGAGLVLLGRKRSRRG; from the coding sequence TTGAAAAGAGCATCAATTCTAGCTGTCCTTGCGTCGGCTGTTAGCGCGCAAGCCATCGTCTTCGACTGGGAAAACCTCTCTGAAGGCGATTACGGCACCGTCTCGCAGACCGTTTCCGGCTTGACCGCGACCGCCTCGGGCGGCCAAGGCATCACCGTAACGTCGACTGGCTTCTCAGGTTTTGGCGGCGCTTCCCTCATTTCGTCTTCCCCCAACCCCCGGCCGAATATGCGAGTGGACTTCTCGTCAGCCGTTACTTCGGTTTCCGCCTACTTCGGCGATTTCGGCGCGGACGATGACGGATCCCAAACCTTGACCGCGTACAACGCTTCGGACGTCGTGGTCGATACCGACTCCGTCCTCTATGGAGGCGCTTCTGGGCCTGCAGGGCCGGTGTCTGTTTCCGGTTCCGGCATCGCCTACGTGATCTGCTCAGGCGAAGGCCCATTCCCGAACTCGATCTACTGGGATAACTTTGAAGTCAGCGCTGTGCCCGAACCGGCCAGCTTGGCCGTCGTCGGTGCCGGGCTGGTGCTTCTCGGTCGGAAGCGTTCACGCCGAGGTTAG
- the typA gene encoding translational GTPase TypA has protein sequence MPSQIRNVGIIAHVDHGKTTLVDAIFRQAGLFRANQHVHDRVMDSGDLEREKGITILSKVASVHYKDYKINIVDTPGHVDFGGEVERVLSMVDGVLLVVDANEGPMPQTRFVLKKALLNKLKPIVCINKIDREGARPLDAYDKTIDLFIDLGASEDDIFFPHLYTSGSGGFARVSPDGSEHDMRELFEMIVNAVPPPSVEREGPAMLQVNNLDYSEYLGRMFGGKLLRGSIKVGDRMVRSREGKQLSFGVTKIWTYEGIELKEIDEGKAGEIVMLSGLDDVQVSDTLSDASQVEEMAPIAVEPPTLAMSFYANISPLAGRDGGKFLTIHKIRERLEREAKISVALRIDDTAPPETVKLNARGELQLAILIETMRREGYEMAISRPEVLLRRDDEGVKEPIEELALELPDDSVGPVMEELSRRKADLRDMARNEHGRAKLIYSIPTRGLIGFRSMYLTLTRGEGLLAQMLLGYQPYRGEVQSRSRGSLIAKDPGKVTRYAYEDIQERGQLFCPVGTDVYGGMIVGECSRDEDMVVNISKEKAANNMRSSTSDQTMALDPHKDFSLEQALAWIRDDELLEVTPKSLRFRKKILDHSERRVSERRSEITV, from the coding sequence ATGCCCTCTCAAATCCGCAATGTCGGCATCATTGCGCACGTCGATCATGGCAAGACCACCCTCGTGGACGCCATCTTTCGGCAGGCGGGGCTCTTTCGCGCCAACCAGCACGTGCACGACCGCGTCATGGACTCCGGCGACCTGGAACGCGAGAAGGGCATCACCATCCTCAGCAAGGTCGCGAGCGTCCACTACAAGGACTACAAGATCAACATTGTCGACACTCCAGGCCACGTGGACTTCGGCGGGGAGGTCGAGCGGGTGCTCAGCATGGTGGACGGTGTGCTCCTGGTCGTCGACGCCAATGAGGGCCCCATGCCCCAGACCCGGTTCGTGCTGAAGAAGGCGCTGCTGAACAAGCTCAAGCCGATCGTGTGCATCAACAAGATCGACCGTGAGGGAGCGAGGCCGCTCGACGCCTACGACAAGACTATCGACCTCTTCATCGACCTTGGTGCAAGCGAAGACGACATCTTCTTCCCACACCTCTACACCAGCGGGTCGGGGGGCTTTGCACGAGTCTCGCCGGATGGCTCCGAACACGACATGCGCGAGTTGTTCGAGATGATCGTGAATGCTGTGCCGCCGCCGTCGGTCGAGCGTGAGGGTCCGGCGATGCTGCAGGTCAACAACCTCGACTACTCGGAGTATCTGGGCCGGATGTTCGGCGGCAAGCTGCTGCGGGGCTCGATCAAGGTCGGCGACCGAATGGTCCGCTCGCGAGAAGGCAAGCAGCTCTCGTTCGGGGTCACCAAGATTTGGACTTACGAAGGGATCGAGCTCAAAGAGATCGACGAAGGCAAAGCCGGCGAGATCGTGATGCTCTCGGGGCTCGATGACGTGCAGGTCAGCGACACCCTGAGCGACGCCTCACAAGTCGAGGAAATGGCGCCCATCGCCGTCGAGCCGCCGACTTTGGCGATGAGCTTCTACGCGAACATTTCGCCGCTCGCCGGGCGCGATGGCGGAAAATTCCTGACCATCCACAAGATTCGCGAGCGGTTGGAGCGCGAGGCCAAGATCAGCGTGGCGCTCAGAATTGACGACACCGCTCCGCCCGAGACGGTCAAGCTGAACGCGCGCGGCGAATTGCAGCTTGCCATTTTGATCGAGACCATGCGCCGCGAGGGCTACGAGATGGCCATCAGCCGCCCGGAAGTGCTGCTCAGGCGCGATGACGAGGGCGTCAAGGAGCCCATCGAAGAACTGGCGCTTGAACTGCCGGACGACTCCGTTGGCCCGGTCATGGAGGAGCTTAGCCGCCGAAAGGCCGACCTGCGCGATATGGCCCGCAACGAGCATGGACGCGCCAAGCTGATCTATAGCATTCCCACGCGCGGCCTGATCGGGTTTCGGTCGATGTACCTGACCCTTACTCGTGGTGAGGGCTTGTTGGCGCAGATGCTCCTCGGCTACCAGCCTTATCGCGGCGAAGTGCAGTCCCGATCCAGGGGTTCGCTCATCGCCAAGGACCCGGGCAAGGTCACCCGGTACGCCTATGAGGACATTCAGGAGCGCGGCCAGCTCTTCTGCCCAGTGGGCACCGATGTCTATGGCGGCATGATCGTGGGCGAGTGCTCACGCGACGAAGACATGGTGGTCAACATCTCCAAAGAGAAGGCCGCCAACAACATGCGATCCTCGACTTCCGACCAGACCATGGCCCTTGACCCGCACAAAGATTTCTCGCTTGAGCAGGCGCTGGCTTGGATCCGTGACGACGAGCTCCTGGAGGTCACGCCAAAGTCTCTGAGATTCAGGAAGAAGATCCTCGATCACAGCGAGCGGCGAGTTTCTGAACGACGGTCCGAGATCACTGTTTAG
- a CDS encoding ABC-F family ATP-binding cassette domain-containing protein: MLQAFHLSYQPGPLSAPLFESLNLSVDRGELVCLIGPNGAGKSCLIQILAGLLSPRSGRVVLQDGATLAYVSQDVATRVEGALVDALLPAGHDGATRAQLNRAIAKLGILPSRLDEPAVHFSIGERVRAEIARAAASSPDILLLDEPTNHLDREGKDWLVRFLLGWQGSCLMVCHDRAVIDAVADRTLELNRGGLSEYAGGYSEAREAKALAESQQRAAYERSQKEERRLKRVALETIAHAVSMTKRPSGQTYDPFHSPFYAAKEAKIAKTARALRRKAEKVVTQRTEKPFDPDEVSLRFSSRPLRYSDAVTVRGLWQRFGDRELFSGLNLTVCAGERVALLGPNGSGKTTLLKILLGEIAPDRGTVLWAPDAKAAYLTQGRERLDAELPLAEAIEGDEDSVRTLLACLGLRNVAAEKPVGVLSVGERTKAELVALLLSPANVLLLDEPTNHLDVAAMEALEEAILQFPGAVVFTSHDAAFIERIATGSQQLGAVARS, translated from the coding sequence TTGTTACAAGCCTTCCACCTTTCCTATCAGCCCGGGCCGCTTTCTGCCCCTCTTTTCGAATCACTGAACCTCTCCGTCGACCGAGGGGAACTTGTCTGCCTCATCGGCCCAAACGGGGCCGGAAAGAGCTGCCTTATCCAGATTCTCGCGGGCTTACTCTCGCCAAGAAGCGGCCGTGTGGTGTTGCAGGACGGCGCGACACTGGCCTACGTTTCTCAGGATGTGGCGACGCGGGTCGAGGGAGCCCTTGTGGATGCCCTGCTTCCCGCGGGCCACGACGGCGCGACCAGGGCTCAGCTTAACCGAGCGATCGCCAAGCTGGGCATTCTGCCCTCGCGCCTTGATGAACCCGCGGTTCACTTCAGCATCGGGGAACGGGTCCGCGCAGAGATCGCGCGCGCCGCCGCATCGTCGCCGGACATCCTGCTTCTCGACGAGCCCACGAACCACCTAGACCGTGAAGGCAAGGACTGGTTGGTGCGGTTCTTGCTCGGCTGGCAAGGGTCCTGCCTCATGGTCTGCCACGACCGGGCCGTGATCGACGCCGTCGCCGACCGCACTCTCGAACTGAATCGCGGCGGGCTGTCCGAATACGCCGGCGGCTACAGCGAAGCGAGGGAGGCCAAAGCCCTGGCCGAATCCCAGCAGCGCGCCGCCTACGAGCGGAGCCAAAAGGAGGAGCGGCGCCTCAAGCGCGTTGCTCTGGAAACGATCGCCCACGCCGTCTCGATGACGAAGCGCCCATCGGGCCAGACTTACGATCCCTTTCACTCGCCGTTCTATGCGGCCAAGGAAGCCAAAATCGCGAAGACGGCACGCGCGCTCAGGAGAAAGGCAGAAAAGGTTGTGACTCAGAGAACCGAAAAGCCCTTCGATCCCGATGAGGTGTCGCTCAGGTTCAGTTCGCGGCCGCTGCGCTATTCGGACGCCGTCACCGTTCGCGGTCTGTGGCAGCGCTTTGGCGATCGTGAACTCTTTTCTGGACTCAACCTCACGGTGTGTGCCGGTGAACGAGTCGCGCTGCTCGGGCCCAACGGCTCGGGAAAGACTACGCTCCTAAAGATCCTGCTTGGCGAGATCGCGCCGGACCGCGGCACAGTGCTATGGGCGCCGGACGCCAAGGCGGCCTATCTCACCCAGGGTCGAGAACGACTGGACGCTGAGTTGCCTCTCGCCGAAGCAATCGAGGGCGATGAGGACTCTGTGCGTACGTTGCTTGCGTGCTTGGGGCTGAGGAACGTCGCCGCCGAGAAGCCGGTTGGCGTGCTCTCGGTAGGCGAGCGGACGAAAGCTGAACTCGTGGCTCTGTTACTCTCTCCCGCCAACGTCCTGCTGCTCGATGAGCCAACCAATCACCTCGACGTCGCGGCGATGGAGGCGCTGGAGGAAGCGATCCTTCAGTTCCCTGGGGCCGTCGTCTTCACCAGCCACGATGCGGCCTTCATCGAGCGGATCGCGACGGGGTCTCAGCAGCTCGGCGCAGTAGCGAGGTCTTGA
- a CDS encoding DinB family protein has translation MTSLKQYIRDGMSQNTNLFLDDLKAIPEDQLTQSPGGCARTPADLSFEVSFVARRIAKRLRGEVPDPWTPMPWTKAPEGYTTRQQMVEDLESSLSELLAAWDTFPEDQMETPIMVPSGQTSALEIASIAVRHPIYHDAQLAYIQTLTGDDAMHWKF, from the coding sequence ATGACCAGTCTGAAGCAGTACATCCGCGATGGGATGAGCCAAAACACCAATCTCTTTCTCGACGACCTGAAAGCGATTCCTGAAGATCAGCTTACGCAAAGTCCCGGGGGGTGCGCGAGGACGCCCGCCGATCTCAGCTTTGAGGTCTCCTTTGTGGCCCGGCGGATCGCCAAGCGGCTGCGCGGCGAGGTGCCCGACCCATGGACCCCCATGCCCTGGACCAAGGCGCCCGAGGGCTACACCACCAGGCAGCAGATGGTCGAAGACCTGGAGTCGTCGCTCTCCGAACTGCTTGCTGCCTGGGATACGTTCCCGGAGGACCAGATGGAGACCCCGATCATGGTTCCGTCTGGCCAGACTTCAGCTCTGGAGATTGCGAGCATCGCCGTGCGGCACCCGATCTATCACGACGCCCAGCTTGCCTACATTCAGACGCTGACCGGCGATGACGCTATGCATTGGAAGTTCTAG
- a CDS encoding CocE/NonD family hydrolase has product MIRKTTFTLALFIAVLSTSPAQSSYVREHFNKMEVQIPMRDGVKLWTTIYAPSDAGAATPFLMMRTPYSCAPYGANNYRDSLGPEFTFTQERMIFVYQDVRGRYMSEGGFQWMTPYIPNKKPGQVDEATDTWDTIDWLLKNVANNNGRVGVYGTSFPGHYAAQCLIEPHPALKAVSPQAPMADNWLGDDMHHNGAFWLPHAMGFLSGFGVKRDGPTQRYGPRAYSMDTQDGYDFYLRMGPIANALTKYNMNRIELWKKWVEHPDYDAYWAPQNVPQHLKKAGNVAVLIVGGWWDAEDLQGPLKIHEAIEKFSPQNNTKIVMGPWYHGSWNGGPGTSLHDIQWTTKTGEDFRANLQKPFFRHYLLDADAPNIAEATLFDVGADKWREFRQWPTKDARATSFYLGQGGKLGFTASTAKGLFEEYLSDPAKPVPSSGSISPGMPRQYMIEDQRFAWTRPDVLTFSTGDLAKDTTLAGPVKVSLFVSTTGTDADFVVKLIDVFPNNSGAKSPREANYPMGGYQMLIRGEPMRARYRQSWSKPIAMKPGKVEKVEFTMPDVVHTFGKGHRIMVQVQSSWFPVMDRNPQTFVNIMTAKASDFKKATHRVYVSGKTPSRLIVGVL; this is encoded by the coding sequence ATGATCCGAAAGACCACGTTCACCCTGGCCCTGTTCATAGCCGTCTTGTCGACTTCTCCGGCGCAGAGCAGCTACGTTCGCGAGCATTTCAATAAGATGGAAGTGCAGATCCCGATGAGGGATGGCGTCAAGCTGTGGACGACCATCTATGCACCCAGCGACGCGGGGGCGGCAACGCCCTTCCTGATGATGCGCACCCCCTACAGTTGCGCTCCCTACGGCGCCAACAACTATCGGGATTCGCTGGGCCCGGAGTTCACCTTCACACAGGAGCGGATGATCTTCGTCTATCAGGATGTTCGGGGGCGGTACATGTCGGAGGGCGGTTTCCAATGGATGACGCCTTATATCCCCAACAAGAAGCCTGGGCAGGTGGATGAGGCAACGGACACCTGGGACACGATCGATTGGCTGCTCAAGAACGTGGCCAACAACAACGGCCGAGTAGGGGTTTATGGCACGAGTTTTCCCGGGCATTACGCGGCACAGTGCCTGATCGAGCCGCACCCCGCGCTAAAGGCCGTGAGCCCGCAGGCGCCCATGGCGGACAACTGGCTTGGCGACGACATGCACCACAACGGCGCGTTCTGGCTGCCCCACGCCATGGGTTTCCTCTCCGGATTTGGCGTCAAGCGAGACGGCCCGACCCAGCGCTATGGTCCACGCGCCTATTCGATGGACACTCAAGACGGCTATGACTTCTACCTCCGCATGGGGCCGATCGCCAACGCGTTGACGAAGTACAACATGAACCGCATCGAGCTCTGGAAGAAGTGGGTCGAGCATCCTGATTACGATGCGTATTGGGCGCCGCAAAACGTGCCGCAGCACCTAAAGAAGGCAGGCAATGTGGCCGTGCTCATCGTCGGAGGGTGGTGGGACGCGGAGGATCTGCAGGGCCCCCTGAAGATCCATGAAGCCATTGAGAAGTTCTCACCGCAAAACAACACGAAGATCGTGATGGGACCCTGGTACCACGGCTCATGGAACGGCGGCCCCGGCACGTCGCTCCACGACATCCAGTGGACCACCAAGACGGGCGAAGACTTTCGAGCCAACCTGCAGAAGCCGTTCTTCAGGCACTATCTGCTGGACGCCGATGCGCCGAATATTGCAGAGGCAACGTTGTTCGACGTCGGCGCGGACAAGTGGCGTGAATTCAGGCAGTGGCCCACAAAGGACGCGAGGGCCACATCCTTCTACTTGGGCCAAGGGGGCAAGCTCGGGTTCACTGCCTCGACGGCCAAAGGGCTGTTTGAGGAATACCTGAGCGATCCGGCCAAGCCGGTGCCCTCCTCAGGCTCGATTTCGCCTGGCATGCCTCGGCAATACATGATCGAGGATCAGCGCTTTGCCTGGACCCGGCCGGACGTGCTCACGTTCAGCACGGGCGACTTGGCCAAGGACACCACGTTGGCTGGACCGGTCAAGGTCTCCCTCTTTGTTTCGACGACGGGCACCGATGCCGACTTTGTGGTGAAGCTGATCGACGTGTTCCCGAACAACTCCGGCGCAAAGTCCCCGCGCGAAGCCAATTACCCGATGGGCGGATATCAGATGCTCATTCGCGGTGAGCCGATGAGGGCCCGTTACCGGCAGTCGTGGTCAAAGCCGATTGCGATGAAGCCGGGCAAGGTTGAGAAAGTGGAGTTCACGATGCCTGACGTGGTGCACACGTTTGGCAAGGGCCACCGGATCATGGTGCAGGTTCAAAGTTCTTGGTTTCCGGTGATGGACCGGAACCCACAGACCTTCGTGAACATCATGACGGCCAAGGCTTCCGACTTCAAAAAGGCGACGCACCGAGTGTATGTGTCCGGCAAGACTCCAAGCCGGCTGATCGTGGGTGTTCTATAG
- a CDS encoding DUF5110 domain-containing protein, whose translation MVGILVAAGLGGSMGTLVWKPVAPGVWQAQVGRRDLPTLMTAAGGTPAKVGLEGLGRGLAADSGSSGMAAGGFASARIPIEPSEKIYGLGLQMHGLNRRDGIYRLRVDHYSSGNERLHAPVPLYVSSRGYAVLFDTSRPITVSVGIGNQRGAPNPPARDRNTDPAWDAQPFSGAVEASVQGPGLTIYWFEGPTPMQAVQRYNLFCGGGAMPPRWALGFWHRTPSLADQNAVSSEVSEFEKRGFPIDVIGLEPGWQSSSYPCTFEWSAKRFPNPGRFVKDMSVKGVRVNLWTNPYVSEKSPIYEALEGHFGSHMVWLGAVPDMMQPAAQKTLTDYFQNEHLRIGVSGYKIDEVDGFDNWLWPDHAAFPSGLSGVQMRQVYGLLWQRTLEDLYRKEGRRSFGLVRGSNAGSSRFPYAIYSDTYDHREYLTGMISTGFAGVLWCAEARDAANGEEWVRRMQTAAVSHIAQLNAWASGTKPWSFPGFEDAVRSAMRLRIQLVPYLYTAFAKYHFEGLPVIRPMALVDGGQEMDQFLLGDDLLAAPMLTGQRSRKVRLPKGRWFDFHTGVLVGSGETIEVQPGLETIPLFVRDGALIPALPTGVKNASYGESEPFEVRRYGAAHARGWLYDDDGTSFAYEQGAYAMRELQVGTDGALVSNLKSGKPSLGGRKLNLRAMGGT comes from the coding sequence ATGGTCGGGATACTTGTGGCGGCGGGGCTGGGTGGTTCGATGGGAACATTGGTGTGGAAACCGGTAGCACCTGGTGTATGGCAGGCTCAGGTCGGCAGGCGAGACCTTCCGACCTTGATGACGGCGGCGGGAGGAACACCCGCCAAGGTGGGTTTGGAGGGCCTTGGCAGAGGGTTGGCAGCCGATTCCGGCTCCTCAGGAATGGCCGCCGGAGGATTTGCTTCGGCCCGCATCCCGATCGAGCCCTCCGAAAAGATCTACGGGCTTGGACTTCAGATGCACGGGCTGAACCGGCGCGACGGCATCTATCGGCTGCGCGTCGATCACTATTCCTCGGGCAACGAGCGGCTGCATGCTCCGGTGCCGCTCTATGTGAGCAGCCGGGGCTATGCGGTGCTCTTCGACACATCGCGGCCCATCACAGTGAGTGTCGGCATTGGCAATCAGCGCGGCGCTCCAAATCCTCCAGCCCGCGACCGAAACACCGATCCGGCATGGGACGCACAGCCCTTCTCGGGCGCTGTGGAAGCCAGCGTGCAGGGTCCAGGACTCACGATCTATTGGTTCGAGGGCCCAACCCCAATGCAGGCCGTGCAGCGCTACAACCTGTTCTGTGGGGGTGGCGCCATGCCCCCGCGCTGGGCGTTAGGGTTCTGGCACAGAACGCCCTCGCTTGCGGACCAGAACGCCGTGTCAAGCGAAGTGTCGGAGTTCGAGAAGCGCGGCTTTCCGATCGACGTGATCGGCCTGGAGCCAGGATGGCAGTCCAGTTCTTACCCTTGCACCTTTGAATGGAGCGCTAAGCGCTTCCCGAACCCGGGGCGGTTCGTGAAAGACATGTCCGTAAAGGGAGTTCGCGTGAACCTTTGGACCAACCCGTATGTGTCCGAAAAATCTCCCATATATGAGGCATTGGAGGGCCATTTTGGCAGCCACATGGTTTGGCTCGGCGCTGTTCCCGATATGATGCAGCCCGCCGCTCAGAAGACCCTGACGGACTACTTCCAGAACGAGCATCTGCGGATCGGCGTCAGCGGCTACAAGATCGACGAAGTCGACGGCTTCGACAATTGGCTTTGGCCCGACCACGCGGCGTTTCCTTCGGGGCTCTCGGGGGTTCAGATGCGCCAGGTGTACGGTCTGCTTTGGCAGAGAACCCTCGAAGACCTTTATCGCAAAGAAGGCAGGCGCTCATTCGGGCTCGTTCGCGGTTCGAACGCTGGATCCAGTCGATTTCCCTATGCGATCTACAGCGACACCTACGACCATCGCGAGTACCTCACAGGCATGATCAGTACGGGGTTCGCCGGCGTGCTCTGGTGTGCAGAAGCCCGAGATGCCGCAAATGGCGAGGAATGGGTTCGCCGGATGCAGACGGCCGCCGTCTCGCACATCGCCCAACTCAACGCCTGGGCGTCGGGGACGAAGCCCTGGAGCTTCCCAGGGTTTGAAGACGCGGTGCGCTCGGCTATGAGACTTCGAATCCAGCTCGTGCCGTACCTGTACACCGCCTTTGCGAAGTACCACTTCGAAGGTCTGCCCGTCATTCGTCCCATGGCCCTTGTCGACGGCGGCCAGGAGATGGACCAGTTCCTCCTGGGAGACGACCTCTTGGCGGCCCCGATGCTTACTGGTCAGAGGTCGCGCAAGGTGCGGCTCCCAAAGGGTCGCTGGTTTGATTTCCATACCGGGGTCCTGGTTGGAAGTGGGGAGACGATCGAGGTCCAGCCCGGTCTGGAAACGATTCCCCTCTTCGTTCGGGACGGTGCGCTTATCCCCGCCTTGCCCACAGGCGTCAAGAACGCGTCCTATGGGGAGAGCGAGCCGTTCGAAGTTCGCCGCTATGGCGCCGCACACGCTCGAGGGTGGCTCTACGACGACGATGGGACCAGCTTCGCCTATGAGCAAGGGGCCTATGCGATGCGCGAGCTTCAAGTCGGAACAGATGGGGCGCTTGTATCGAACCTGAAGTCTGGGAAACCGTCGCTTGGCGGCCGAAAGCTCAACCTAAGGGCGATGGGTGGCACGTGA
- a CDS encoding GNAT family N-acetyltransferase, translating to MMVFIIAPEAMRKPILQTERLDLVELEWNDLGFLVEMLGDPEVMRFWPRPYHAEECEQWIERHRARYRDHSYGYWLALDRALGQPIGQIGLLHQEVGETTELGLGWIVHRPFWRLGYAFEGALGCLNYARDVVGAQRTIALIRPENEPSMALARKLGMSFERVVPYFDFAHAVMAIKL from the coding sequence ATGATGGTCTTCATAATAGCGCCAGAGGCCATGCGCAAGCCGATCCTCCAAACCGAACGGCTCGATCTGGTCGAGCTGGAGTGGAACGACCTAGGGTTTCTTGTCGAAATGCTCGGCGATCCCGAGGTCATGCGCTTCTGGCCGAGGCCCTATCACGCTGAGGAGTGCGAGCAGTGGATCGAGAGACACCGGGCACGCTATCGCGATCACTCCTACGGCTATTGGCTCGCTCTGGATCGCGCTCTTGGCCAGCCCATCGGGCAAATCGGGCTCTTACACCAGGAGGTCGGGGAGACCACCGAACTCGGTCTGGGTTGGATCGTCCACCGGCCTTTCTGGAGGTTGGGCTATGCCTTTGAGGGAGCCTTGGGCTGCCTGAACTACGCCAGGGATGTGGTCGGCGCCCAACGTACGATTGCCCTCATCCGCCCGGAAAACGAGCCCTCCATGGCGCTCGCGCGCAAGCTGGGGATGTCGTTCGAGCGGGTGGTCCCCTACTTTGACTTCGCGCATGCGGTCATGGCGATCAAGCTTTGA
- a CDS encoding VOC family protein, protein METPSPLKGFKLAQVAMGVRDIEAASRRWAAALGVDVPPVIEVDSGDKVRMRYRGVASEARVRLAFFDLGGVQLELVEPVGENSAWEEGLARNGESVHHLAFWTENMVQSAEDLKAHGVTLIQRGDMGEGQYAYFDAYEPFGCMIELLERKRSGEV, encoded by the coding sequence ATGGAAACTCCTTCACCCCTCAAGGGCTTCAAACTGGCGCAAGTCGCGATGGGTGTTCGCGATATCGAGGCCGCTTCGCGCCGATGGGCGGCGGCTTTGGGGGTTGACGTGCCGCCGGTGATTGAAGTGGATTCGGGCGACAAGGTGCGGATGCGGTATCGGGGTGTGGCCTCCGAAGCTCGAGTTAGGTTGGCTTTCTTTGATCTAGGCGGGGTGCAGCTCGAACTGGTCGAGCCGGTGGGTGAGAACAGCGCCTGGGAAGAGGGGCTGGCGCGGAACGGGGAGTCCGTCCATCACTTGGCGTTCTGGACCGAGAACATGGTTCAGTCTGCAGAAGACCTTAAGGCTCACGGCGTGACCCTGATCCAGCGCGGCGACATGGGAGAGGGACAGTACGCCTACTTCGACGCCTACGAACCGTTTGGCTGCATGATCGAGCTCCTGGAGCGAAAGAGGTCGGGAGAGGTTTAG
- the speD gene encoding adenosylmethionine decarboxylase encodes MLIELYGCPEQLLTRVNTVGQAMRHAADESEATTVATSFHEFEPYGVSGAVIIQESHYTIHTWPEHGYAAVDLFYCGGTIKVHRAIEVLQSRFQPNKMKFLVVRRGLKSEVGG; translated from the coding sequence CTGCTCATCGAACTCTACGGTTGTCCGGAGCAACTCCTGACTCGAGTGAACACTGTCGGCCAGGCCATGCGCCATGCGGCGGACGAGAGCGAGGCAACAACTGTCGCCACAAGTTTTCACGAATTTGAGCCCTATGGCGTCAGCGGCGCGGTGATCATTCAGGAGTCGCACTACACCATTCACACCTGGCCCGAGCACGGCTATGCCGCAGTGGACCTCTTCTATTGCGGTGGCACCATCAAGGTCCACCGCGCGATCGAAGTGCTTCAGAGCCGGTTCCAGCCGAACAAGATGAAGTTCCTCGTTGTCCGTCGAGGGCTTAAGAGTGAGGTTGGGGGGTAA
- a CDS encoding spermidine synthase, translating into MSDKSDLSDERDRTARLSVTKMTQQSTGLFITETHTDAMTWHFTVEKMHLSGRTQYQEYQICDIPTFGKTLFLDWKIQSSSLDEFIFHESLCQPAMTVHPNPKKVAVCGGGEGATLREGLSHNTVKEAVMIDIDEELVGMVREHMPEWHKGAFDDPRTTLLHTDARKYLQDNKGAGFDVVLSDLPDPLEAGPAVYLFTKEYFQICADAMSDDGVLALQAGCANMAYPYCFAAVAATLESMKETYKYVRPYAAFITTFQLPWGFVLASKKYDPLDLDQEEIAKRFLARGVKNKFYTPRYHQALFTMPDYLEDAIAKHGRVLTDNEPFIWSA; encoded by the coding sequence GTGTCCGACAAGTCCGACCTGTCTGACGAGCGGGACCGAACTGCTCGACTCTCGGTTACCAAAATGACCCAACAATCCACCGGCCTTTTCATCACTGAGACGCACACCGATGCCATGACCTGGCATTTCACCGTCGAGAAAATGCATCTCAGCGGGAGAACGCAGTACCAGGAATACCAAATCTGCGACATTCCAACCTTTGGGAAGACCCTCTTCCTCGATTGGAAGATCCAGAGTTCCAGCCTCGACGAATTTATCTTCCATGAGTCCCTCTGCCAGCCGGCGATGACGGTACACCCAAACCCAAAGAAAGTGGCCGTCTGCGGAGGCGGCGAAGGCGCCACGCTGCGCGAGGGGCTTTCGCATAACACGGTCAAAGAGGCCGTGATGATCGATATCGACGAGGAGCTTGTCGGGATGGTCAGGGAGCACATGCCCGAATGGCACAAGGGGGCCTTTGACGATCCGCGAACTACGCTGCTTCACACGGACGCTCGAAAGTACCTCCAAGACAACAAGGGCGCGGGGTTTGACGTGGTCCTAAGCGACCTGCCCGACCCTCTCGAGGCCGGTCCCGCGGTTTACCTCTTCACGAAGGAGTACTTTCAGATTTGCGCCGACGCCATGAGCGACGACGGAGTGCTCGCGCTCCAGGCCGGCTGCGCGAACATGGCGTATCCCTACTGTTTCGCGGCGGTGGCCGCCACGCTGGAGTCGATGAAGGAGACGTATAAGTACGTCCGGCCCTATGCGGCGTTCATCACCACCTTCCAGCTTCCGTGGGGGTTCGTCTTGGCCAGCAAGAAATACGATCCGCTCGATCTGGACCAGGAGGAAATCGCGAAGAGGTTTCTGGCCCGAGGTGTGAAGAACAAGTTCTACACGCCTCGTTACCACCAGGCGCTCTTTACGATGCCTGACTACCTCGAGGATGCGATCGCCAAGCACGGCCGGGTCCTCACGGACAACGAGCCGTTCATTTGGAGCGCCTGA